One Williamsia phyllosphaerae genomic window, CGCCGAACTTCGAGTACAAGCAGATCGACATGGAGTTGATCAACCCGGAGAAGCAGTTCCAGCTGTTCCTCGACGACGTGCGCCTGCCGTCGACGGCGCTGGTCGGATCGGCCGACGCGGCGTTGGGACAGTTGTTCGCCGGGCTGAACCCGGAGCGGATCATGGCCGCTGCGTCGGCCCTCGGCATGGCGCGCTTCGCTCTCGACAAGGCCGTCGACTACGTCAAGAACCGCACCGTCTGGAAGACGCCCATCGGCGCACACCAGGCGATCGCACATCCGTTGGCGCAGGGCAAGATCGAGATGGAGATGGCCAAGCTGATGATGCAGAAGGCCGCCACCATGTACGACGCGGGCGACGACTGGGGTGCCGCCGAACCGGCCAACATGAGCAAGTACGCCGCCGCCGAGGCGTGTGTGAAGATCGTCGACCAGGCCGTGCAGTCGATGGGTGGCAACGGTCTGTCCAGCGAGTACGGGATCGCCCCGCTGCTCAACCTGTGCCGCGTGGCCCGGGTCGCGCCGGTGAGCCGCGAGATGGTGCTCAACTTCGTGGCGCAGACCAGCCTGGGTCTGCCCAAGTCGTACTGATGGACCCGGGCTTCCGGGTGGCAAGGTGTCACCCATGACAACCCTGGTCACGCTCGAGTCCTCGGCCGGCGTCGCGACGATCACGCTCGACTCGCCGTCGAATCGCAACGCGCTCTCGGCCGACCTCGTCGCGCAGCTGCTCGAGCATCTCGCCACGGCTGGTGACGACCCCGCGGTGCGATCGGTCGTGCTCACCCACACCGGCAACACGTTCTGCGCCGGTGCCGATCTCGCCGGTGCGTTGGGCTCGGGCATGTCGCCCGAGGAGGCCTCGGCCGCGGGCGCGAAGGCGATGGTCACGGTGATGCGGACGATCCTCGAGCTGTCGCGGCCCGTGGTCGCCCGCGTCGACGGCCACGTCCGGGCCGGCGGCATCGGGCTGCTCGGGGCCTGCGACATCGTCGTCGCCGGACCGGCGAGCACCTTCGCCCTGACCGAGGCCCGTCTGGGTCTGGCGCCGTCGGTGATCTCCTTGACGCTGCTGTCCCGGATGACCTCACGGTCGGTCGGGCGCTACTTCGTCACGGGCGAGCGCTTCGGCGCCGTCGAGGCCGAGGCGATGGGACTGATCACCGTCGCCGCGGCCGACGCCGAGTCGTTGGCGTCGACCACGGGCAGCTTCTTGGACGCGATCGGCAAGGGCTCGCCGCAGGGCCTGCGGGAGTCCAAGAAAGTCGCCACCGCGCAGATCCGGGCCGAGTTCGAGCGGTTCGCCGAGGACCGGACCCGCGAGTCGGCGGCGCTGTTCGCCTCCGACGAGGCGCGCGAGGGCATGACTGCGTTCCTGGAGAAGCGCCCGCCGCGGTGGGCCGTGACCGAACCGGCGGCGACGTGATGTTCCGCGACTCCGGACGGCCGGCCACCCCTGTCCGCAAACCGCAGCAGGACCGGTCGCGCGCCACACGGGAGCGGTTGATCTCGGCGACGATCGACGTGCTGGCCACCGAGGGTTGGTCGGCGTCGACGGTGTCGGTGGTGGCCGAGCGTGCGGGGGTGTCGCGTGGTGCGGCTCAACATCATTTCCCCACCCGCGAGAGTCTGATCACGGCGACGCTGGAGCAGACGTTCGACGAACTGACCGGCCGCGCGTCGGTGATGTACGAGACGCTGCCCGAGGGACCCGGTCGCGTGGAGGCCGCGGTCACCCGTGCCGTCGACATCTACACCGGCACCCAGTTCAAGGCTGCGCTGCAGGTGTGGAGTGCCGCGGCGTCGGATCCGGGTCTGCGCGACCTGATCCGTCCGCTGGAGCGGAAGTTCGCCCGCGCGGCGCACCGGATGACCGTTCAGGCGATCGCCGGCGACACCGACGATCCGGGCGTGCACCGGCTCGTTCAGGCCACGCTCGACATGGCGCGTGGACTCGGACTGGCCGACACGCTCTCCGACGACTCCGCCCGCCGCAAACAGGTCGTCGCGACCTGGTCGGAAGTGCTTGCCGCAGCCCTGAACTGACCCGGTGAAGTTCCGCCAGTTGCGCACGTACGGACGCCAGTTGGGCACCTGGGGACGTCGAGTGGGCGGTTACGGACGCCGACTGGGCGATTGCGGACGGCGAGTGGGCGGTCGCGGTCACAGTGAGGCGACGATGGCGCGTTCCACAGGACTCCACGGATTGCCGAGATCGAACTGATCGGTGAGCATCAGACCTGGTTGCGACAGGAATCGTGGCTGCGTCCCGTGGTGCGACTGGGCGGCGTGGACGAGGAACGGATGGCAGAGGAACACGTCACCCGCCGCGCCGGTCGCGACTGCTTCTCCGCGGTCGGGTGAGTCGAGCGCGCCGGCCGCGTCCATCACGCCGCACAGTTCGAACATGTCGACCCCGCCGTCGCCGTACGGCGCCAGGAACCGCGGCACATCCTGGTGTGAGCCGACTTTGAGACGCGTCGGCGCGTCGTCCGCGCAGACATCGGAGATCAGGAACAACATCAGCAACCCGCGGTCCCGTGACGACACGTTGACGAAGTGGCGACTCGCGTCCGGGGGCAGGTAGCTCGCGTCGATGTGCCATCCGGTGTCGTTCGACTCGGTGTCGGCGGGGAAGCGGATCGCGACATTCCCGAGCTCGACTCGTCGCTGCCAGCGGCCCGGGCCGACGAGCTGGTCGTATGCCTCGGTGAGCGCGGCCGCCTGTGCGGCTCTCGTGAAGGCCGGGGTGATCGGGCTGTCCATCCGTCGCACCGGTTCGGTCCAGGTGTTCGGATCGGTCGGGTCCTCGGAGACGAGATCCCACAGTTGCCTGCGGCACTCGTCGATCGTCGGGCGGTCCACCGCGCCCCGGACGGCCACGAATCCATCGCGGACGAAGGTCTCGATCTCTGTGCTCGTGAGGGTCATCGCCGACAATTGTGCGGACGAGAACGCGGGCCGGGCAACCCGTTTTCGCCGCGCGGTTTGCTCCTTGTGCGAACTTTCCAGATGGTCCCGGGATAGGTTGCCTCCCGTGCCGTCCCTATCTGTGAACAGCAAACGTGGGCTTGTGATCGTTCTGGTCGCCGCGGCGGCGATCGCCTCTGCCGCCATCACCTGGAAGGTGGGTGCAGACCATGATGCGGGCGTCGCGGCGACCGAGGATCGGCTTCCGACGCGCCCGCAGGATCTGGCGGTCCGACCAGAGCTCCAGTGGGTACTGAACACGGAGCGACTCGCCGGTAATTCCGTCGACCGGCCGCTGAACTTCCCCTCCGGGATGAAAAGTGCAGGGATCACCACGGGAGCCGTCGGGGCCGGCGACCAGGTGATCGTCGCCGCGGTGGGGCACCCGCTGTACGGCCGTTACGACACCGAGGACGGACGGGGCATCGTGGTGGACTCCGCCACCCTGGTCGGGGTCGACCGCCAGACGGGCAAACCCCTGTGGCGCCGAGGTATCGGTCACGTCGAACAGTGCTCCGACAGCTACAGACGCGGCACGATCGCATGCTGGGACATCGACAGGGTCATGTTCATCGATGTCGCGACCGGCCACGTGCGCAGCGAGACGACGACCGACTTTCTGATGACCTATGCAGACGTCATAGGCGGCGTCGCATATGTCACCGGCCGACGAACCGGCATCGATCGCCGATCCGTGGTTATGACCGCAGGAACCGTCGACGACCCGGACTCGGCTTTTCGTCGAGAGTACGACGTCACCGGACATGATTCGTATGTCGCGGAGACGCTCCCGGCATCGGACACCTTCACGATCGTCGAATCGATCTACGGCCCGGTTCAATATCGCACCACCGCCTACGATCTCGACAGTGGACGGAAGCGCTTCGTCTTCGATGGAGACGTCCGAGCGGCGGGTGAAGGACTGTTCCACGCCGACGACTTGGCGCATCAGAGGTTGTCCCTCCTCGACCGGAACGGGGTCCCGATTGCGCGGCTGGGGAGCACGGCGTGGATGGTCTACCCACCTCCGACGTCTGCGCCGTTCGCACCGGCGGTGCTTGACGGCGGTGTCTACGACCCGGAGTCCGGGGCGTTCCTCTGGCGCGATCCGGTTCTGAATTCCGGAGGGGTGTCTGCGTTTGTCGGCACCACGATGATCGTGTCCTCACCTGACGACCAGACGATCGTCGGTTTCGATTCCCGCTCCGGTCGCAGGCAATGGACAACACCGTGGCGAGACGCCTACTGGATGACCGGCGGCCTGACCGACGGCCGATACTTCGTGTTCGCCGACTATGTCGGCATGCACTCGTCGGATGCGACCACCGGTCAGATCCTGTGGACGATCCGACTGCCGACAGGAATCGACTCGCGCGGTGTCACCGTGGAAGACGCCGGCGGCGACATCCTGCGTACCACGGCGAAGGCGGTCTCCCTGTGGCGCTGACCTGGGTGCTCAGTGGTGGGCGCGGGCCTCGCGGATGCCCATCGCGGTGACCGTCAGGGCGACCACCGCCAGGCCCGTCCACTGCGACCAGGTCAGGCTCGTGCCCAACACCAGCACTCCGACCACGGCTGCGGTCGCCGGGAAGGCGAGTTCGCCCAGCGTTGCCCGGGACGCCGGGGTCGACTGCAGGGCGCGGTAGTACAGCGTCAGGGCGAGCAACCCCGGGATGAGGGCCAGCAGGACGAGACCCACCGCGTCACCCCACGTCGGCAGTACCGCCGCGCCGGTCACCCCGACGACGCCGAATGCGCCGATCGTGCCGAACCCCAGCCGCAGGGTGGTCAGGTCGCGCGGTGTCAGTGACGGCGACACCAGTCGCCCGAGAACGGTGCCGACCCCCCAGAGAGCGGCGGCGCCGAGCGCGAGCAGTGCCGGCTCGAGTTCGGACACACTCAGGTGCAGCGGGTCGGCGAACGCGAGGAGCCAGGCGCCGGCGAGGGCGGGGACCACGTACAGCGCGAAGCGGGGACGCAGGCGTTCGCCGAGGAGCATCACCGCCAGGGCGATGGCGAGGACGGGCTGCAATTTCTGCAGGACGAGCGGGGTGATGAAGTCGCCGCTGCTCCCGGCGATCGTGAACGCCCGGGTGAACAGTGCGGTCGCCACAGCCGACGACCCGACGCCGATGACCACCACCGCGGCCCGGTCGCGCAGACCGAGCCCCATGAAGGCGCGAATCGCGGACGGCAGGAAGGGGGCGAGCACGATCATCGGGATGATGTGCTCCGACAGCACGATCGTGCCTGCGGCGAGGTCGGAGGCGAGCGGCTTGCGCAACAGGCCATCGAGTCCCCACAGCGCCGCGGACACGGCGATCAACCAGGTGGCGTCCCGCCGACCGGCAGGGCTCGACGACCGGTCGGTGCCGGTCACGATGACCGTCTGACTCATGGAGGTCCCCCGAAGGCTGGGTCGACGGATGTGGTCACGCCCCGGAACGGACCGCGACAGTCCTCACCAACGCCACGGACCCGGCGAACCTTCCCGCCACCGATGTCGCGCGGTCGGGCCGAGGTGACGACGGTCAATCGGCGACGGTGATCTCGACGCGATCGGGGTAGAAGGCGACGTGGTCCTTGATGTCGGCGACGGCGCCGTAGGGCTCGGTGTAGACCCAGACGGTGTCGGACTGCGTGGTCCCGAGGACGGACAGGTCGTAATACGACGCGTCGCCCTTGTACGGGCAGTGGGTCGTGGTGTCCGAGGACTGCAGCGAGGCGGGGTCGACGTCGCCGATCGGGATGTACTGAACCGCGGGATACGACGACTCCTGCAGCGTCAACGCAGCATCGGTCTCGGCGACCGTGACACCGTCGACCGACACCGTCACACGGTGTCCGGTGGGGGTCACGGTGATGGGGTGATCAGGTCCCGGGGTGAGCTCTGTGCGTGCCATGACTCGACCATAGGCTTTCTAGATGTGGTCGGTGGCGTCGAAGACCCACGAGACGTCCGCCCCTGCGAAATCGTCCATCCAGGACGCCGGCGCGCTGCCGAGGATGGCGTTGAAGTCCCAGTAGTCCTTCCACAGCGTCACCTTCCCGTCGACGACCCGGTGCACCGACACGAACGGCAACTCCGCGGTCTCGCCGGTGGTCCACGCCCATGACTCGGAATGCTCGAACATCACGTCGGAACCGTTGCCCACCAGCAGACCAGGGTGGTTCTCGTACTTCGCCAACGCCTCGAGTCCAACCTTGAGGCGCTTGACGATGTCGTCGGGTCCCCGGGCGGCCAGGGTGGGTCCGACAGGCATGTCGATGTAGATGCAGTCGTCCGCCAGGAAGGTCTTCACGGCGTCCCAATCCCGTTGCGACAGTGCGTCCCACAGGCCAAGGACCGTGTCGTCAACCGACATTGCTCACCGATTTCGTCGAGGTGGATGCCGCCGGCGCGGCGTCGGCGCGCAGGAAGCGGCCTGTCCGACGGTGGCCGAGGACATCGGTCGGCTCGCCGTCGACGAACACCGGTTCGCCGCCCACGAACACGGCCTCGACGGTGGGGTCGTTGCGGTTGACCATGCGCGACAGGTCGCCGTACTGCGCGACCACCTCCTCGTGATAGCCGTCCAGCGACTCGTCGAGCCGCTCCGGATCGAGGATGAACAGATCCGCGCGGTCGCCGACCCGCAGGTGGCCTGCGTCGATCCGGTACCAGTCGGCGAGTTCCCCGCTGAGTCGGTGTACCGCCTGCTCCATCGACAGGAACGGGGTGCCGGCGAGTTCGGCGTCACGCACATGCCGCAGCAACCGCAGCCCGAAGTTGTAGAACGCCATGTTGCGCAGGTGCGCCCCGGCGTCGGAGAACCCCATCTGGATGCCCGGCTCGGCGGCCATCTTCTTGAGCAGGTCGGGACGGTGGTTGGAGATCGTGGTGCGCCACCGCAACGCCTTCCCGTGTTCGAGGGCGAGGTCGAGGAACGCGTCGACGGGATGGACTCCACCACGATCGACACCGACCTGCCCGAACGACTTGCCGATGACCGCGGGGTCCGGGCACGCGACGATCTCGGCGTCGAAGAAGTCGCGATGCCACACGCGTGTCCCGAACCTGCTCTCGTAGTCCTTCCGGAACCGGCGTCGGTAGCCCTCGTCGCGGAGCAACTCGTTGCGTGCCATCTCGTCGCTGAGGTGCAATGCGGCGGCGCCCGAACCGAATTCCTCGAAGATCACGAGGTCGATGCCGTCGGCGTAGACCTCGAACGGGACCGGCAGATGCTGCCAGCGGAAGTTGCCACCGAGCCGGTTGATGAGTCGGGCGAGCGGCCCGATGATCCGGATCGCCTGCGGGTTGGCCTTGATGTCGGCGGCGGAGAGCAGGCTGGTCTTGAGTGGACGCCGACCGATCCCCAACGACTGCGCCAGCTGGGAGGCGACGTTCAGCGGGTTCTTCAGGTCCGGTCCCGACTGCAGGACGCGATCGCGGTTGCGGAGCAACGACTTCAGGCGACGCAGCTCGCGCGGCCCGGCGTAGGTCGAGGGCAGGGTGCGGGACCGGCAGATGTCGCCGTCGAGCTTGTCGAACAACAACTGCTGCGACGACATGCCGACGAATCCGGCGTCGAGTGCCTCGGTGAGCCAGCGTTCCATCTGGGTCTGCTCGTGGGCGTCGGGTCGCTGACCCTTGCGGGTCGCGCGGTCGAGGCCCATCGTCGCGGCGCGCATGTCCGAGTGGCCGATGAAGGCCGCGACGTTCGGTCCGAGCGGGCGGTCCTCGAGCGCGGTGATGTAGTCCTCGCAGTTCGACCAGGTCTTGTGCCGATCGATCGCGTCGATGACGTGTTCACGCGGGATCGCCTCGACCCGACCGAACAGATCGCCCGCGTCGGTCCCGTCGACGTGGATCGTCGACAACGAACACGACCCCACCATGATCGTGGTGACCCCGTGGCGCAACGATTCCGACAGCGACGGTCCGGCGAGTATCTCCACGTCGTAGTGGGTGTGGATGTCGACCATCCCGGGCAGCACCCACTTGCCCGCGGCGTCGATCACGCGGTCGCACCCCGAGTTGTCGAGGGGGCCGGTGCTCACCGACGCGATCCGGCCGTCGCGGATCCCAATGTCCCGGATGCCCGAGGGACCACCGGTTCCGTCGAACCACCGGCCGTTGCGAATGATCGTGTCGTAGGTCACACCAGTCATGGAACCGCCGATCCGCACCGGTGTCAAGAATGCTGTCTGGACAGGTGTCCACAAACGGTCGTGCCCCGGACCGCCCAGGGTGGCGATCCGGGGCACGCGTCCCCGCGGTTGCGTCAGTTGTCGTGCAGGATGACGCCGCGGATGTTCTTGCCGTCGCGGAGGTCCTGGTATCCCTCGTTGACCTGCTCGAGCGTGTAGGTCGTGGTCACCAACTCGTCGAGCTTGAGCTGAC contains:
- a CDS encoding enoyl-CoA hydratase family protein, coding for MTTLVTLESSAGVATITLDSPSNRNALSADLVAQLLEHLATAGDDPAVRSVVLTHTGNTFCAGADLAGALGSGMSPEEASAAGAKAMVTVMRTILELSRPVVARVDGHVRAGGIGLLGACDIVVAGPASTFALTEARLGLAPSVISLTLLSRMTSRSVGRYFVTGERFGAVEAEAMGLITVAAADAESLASTTGSFLDAIGKGSPQGLRESKKVATAQIRAEFERFAEDRTRESAALFASDEAREGMTAFLEKRPPRWAVTEPAAT
- a CDS encoding TetR/AcrR family transcriptional regulator, whose amino-acid sequence is MFRDSGRPATPVRKPQQDRSRATRERLISATIDVLATEGWSASTVSVVAERAGVSRGAAQHHFPTRESLITATLEQTFDELTGRASVMYETLPEGPGRVEAAVTRAVDIYTGTQFKAALQVWSAAASDPGLRDLIRPLERKFARAAHRMTVQAIAGDTDDPGVHRLVQATLDMARGLGLADTLSDDSARRKQVVATWSEVLAAALN
- a CDS encoding phytanoyl-CoA dioxygenase family protein, whose amino-acid sequence is MTLTSTEIETFVRDGFVAVRGAVDRPTIDECRRQLWDLVSEDPTDPNTWTEPVRRMDSPITPAFTRAAQAAALTEAYDQLVGPGRWQRRVELGNVAIRFPADTESNDTGWHIDASYLPPDASRHFVNVSSRDRGLLMLFLISDVCADDAPTRLKVGSHQDVPRFLAPYGDGGVDMFELCGVMDAAGALDSPDRGEAVATGAAGDVFLCHPFLVHAAQSHHGTQPRFLSQPGLMLTDQFDLGNPWSPVERAIVASL
- a CDS encoding outer membrane protein assembly factor BamB family protein gives rise to the protein MIVLVAAAAIASAAITWKVGADHDAGVAATEDRLPTRPQDLAVRPELQWVLNTERLAGNSVDRPLNFPSGMKSAGITTGAVGAGDQVIVAAVGHPLYGRYDTEDGRGIVVDSATLVGVDRQTGKPLWRRGIGHVEQCSDSYRRGTIACWDIDRVMFIDVATGHVRSETTTDFLMTYADVIGGVAYVTGRRTGIDRRSVVMTAGTVDDPDSAFRREYDVTGHDSYVAETLPASDTFTIVESIYGPVQYRTTAYDLDSGRKRFVFDGDVRAAGEGLFHADDLAHQRLSLLDRNGVPIARLGSTAWMVYPPPTSAPFAPAVLDGGVYDPESGAFLWRDPVLNSGGVSAFVGTTMIVSSPDDQTIVGFDSRSGRRQWTTPWRDAYWMTGGLTDGRYFVFADYVGMHSSDATTGQILWTIRLPTGIDSRGVTVEDAGGDILRTTAKAVSLWR
- a CDS encoding DMT family transporter; this encodes MSQTVIVTGTDRSSSPAGRRDATWLIAVSAALWGLDGLLRKPLASDLAAGTIVLSEHIIPMIVLAPFLPSAIRAFMGLGLRDRAAVVVIGVGSSAVATALFTRAFTIAGSSGDFITPLVLQKLQPVLAIALAVMLLGERLRPRFALYVVPALAGAWLLAFADPLHLSVSELEPALLALGAAALWGVGTVLGRLVSPSLTPRDLTTLRLGFGTIGAFGVVGVTGAAVLPTWGDAVGLVLLALIPGLLALTLYYRALQSTPASRATLGELAFPATAAVVGVLVLGTSLTWSQWTGLAVVALTVTAMGIREARAHH
- a CDS encoding DUF427 domain-containing protein, translating into MARTELTPGPDHPITVTPTGHRVTVSVDGVTVAETDAALTLQESSYPAVQYIPIGDVDPASLQSSDTTTHCPYKGDASYYDLSVLGTTQSDTVWVYTEPYGAVADIKDHVAFYPDRVEITVAD
- a CDS encoding nuclear transport factor 2 family protein, with protein sequence MSVDDTVLGLWDALSQRDWDAVKTFLADDCIYIDMPVGPTLAARGPDDIVKRLKVGLEALAKYENHPGLLVGNGSDVMFEHSESWAWTTGETAELPFVSVHRVVDGKVTLWKDYWDFNAILGSAPASWMDDFAGADVSWVFDATDHI
- a CDS encoding N-acyl-D-amino-acid deacylase family protein, whose translation is MTGVTYDTIIRNGRWFDGTGGPSGIRDIGIRDGRIASVSTGPLDNSGCDRVIDAAGKWVLPGMVDIHTHYDVEILAGPSLSESLRHGVTTIMVGSCSLSTIHVDGTDAGDLFGRVEAIPREHVIDAIDRHKTWSNCEDYITALEDRPLGPNVAAFIGHSDMRAATMGLDRATRKGQRPDAHEQTQMERWLTEALDAGFVGMSSQQLLFDKLDGDICRSRTLPSTYAGPRELRRLKSLLRNRDRVLQSGPDLKNPLNVASQLAQSLGIGRRPLKTSLLSAADIKANPQAIRIIGPLARLINRLGGNFRWQHLPVPFEVYADGIDLVIFEEFGSGAAALHLSDEMARNELLRDEGYRRRFRKDYESRFGTRVWHRDFFDAEIVACPDPAVIGKSFGQVGVDRGGVHPVDAFLDLALEHGKALRWRTTISNHRPDLLKKMAAEPGIQMGFSDAGAHLRNMAFYNFGLRLLRHVRDAELAGTPFLSMEQAVHRLSGELADWYRIDAGHLRVGDRADLFILDPERLDESLDGYHEEVVAQYGDLSRMVNRNDPTVEAVFVGGEPVFVDGEPTDVLGHRRTGRFLRADAAPAASTSTKSVSNVG